A stretch of the Cryomorphaceae bacterium genome encodes the following:
- a CDS encoding glycosyltransferase, which produces MKISVITVCFNSVDTIEDCVQSVLGQDYSDVEYVVIDGASTDGTLELLNNYRNQISTLISEPDQGIYDAMNKGLTHCKGDVIAILNSDDLYRDNSVLSRVVQYLTEKQVAACYGDLEYVDRSNTNKVVRFWRAGQYHRKKFLHGWMPPHPAFFLKRSCYQEHGFFDLRFTTSADYELMLRMLYKHELTCAYIPEVLVRMRVGGQSNLSLANRLKANREDRFAWQVNGLTPRIYTTILKPLSKIGQFLKRS; this is translated from the coding sequence ATGAAAATTTCCGTTATTACTGTATGCTTTAACAGCGTTGATACCATCGAGGATTGTGTTCAGTCTGTGCTTGGCCAGGATTATTCGGATGTGGAGTACGTAGTGATTGATGGAGCCTCTACCGATGGTACATTGGAATTACTGAACAACTACAGGAATCAGATTTCGACCCTGATTTCAGAGCCCGATCAAGGGATTTATGATGCCATGAATAAGGGGTTGACTCATTGTAAAGGAGACGTGATAGCCATTCTCAACTCCGATGACCTGTACCGGGATAATTCTGTGCTCTCGCGAGTGGTACAGTACCTCACAGAAAAGCAAGTGGCTGCCTGCTATGGCGATTTGGAGTACGTTGACCGCAGTAATACCAACAAGGTTGTTAGGTTCTGGAGGGCAGGACAATACCATCGCAAAAAGTTTCTGCATGGATGGATGCCGCCGCATCCCGCGTTTTTTTTGAAGCGCTCATGCTATCAGGAGCACGGTTTTTTTGATTTGCGATTCACTACCTCAGCAGATTATGAGTTGATGCTCAGAATGCTCTACAAACATGAACTTACCTGCGCGTACATTCCTGAGGTACTGGTACGCATGAGGGTAGGAGGGCAGAGTAACCTTTCACTTGCCAACAGACTTAAGGCTAATCGAGAGGATAGATTTGCGTGGCAAGTGAATGGATTGACTCCCCGAATTTACACCACCATCCTTAAGCCACTTTCCAAAATAGGGCAGTTCCTGAAGCGAAGCTAG